One Marinobacter sp. es.048 genomic window, TGAATGGATCGGTAATGGAGCGCGCATTACTTGGAGTTATCGCCAGCAATACCTGGCTCTAAGGAGCAAGTTGACATGAGAATCAGCCACCTAATACTACCAGCCTTATTTGTTTTCGGAGTCAGCGGGCACGCCAATGCTTACCTCATAGACGATGGTTCAAGTCCCGACCTAATTGATGTCGGCGGTCTTGACACTTTTGTAGGACAAACAACGACGCTGAGCAACTCTGGCCAAGGAACGGAAACCACTTGGGCATCCATGATTACCAATACAACACTAACATTTGCTGATAAGACCGAAGACGCAGCATTTTTCATCGCAGAGGGTGCCGGTAATGAGAGCATCGTTGCATTTAAACTCAATACCTCGCCCTCTTATTTTCTTGTAAAAGATGGAAACGCCGGTGATGGGAAGCATGTGCTATTTAAAAACGAACTCAACATGGACTGGGGTGTTTTCAATTTGTTAGATTACTTCGATGAAAGCAAACTGAACGAATTGACACTTAGCCACTTGACCGAATTCGAAGGTGACTCGGTCAAAGTTCCAGAACCAGGCAGTCTTGGCCTATTTAGCTTGGGAATTCTCGGTCTGATCGCAGCTCGTAAAAAACTGATCCATCGCACCTGACTGTCAGTCTTTTTTACATAGCTCCGAAGCTCCCCACTAGGGGAGCTTCTATTTTATGGCTACAACTCTAAAATCGTTCCATCCAAGAATTAGGTAGGACGTCTAAACTGCCGCCATCCGTTAAAATTACTATGGATAAAAGCGTCCTGAAGCCATCGAGCAGGTCTGAACTCCACTCAGCGCCATCACCTCCGGCTAAGAATTCAAGAATCTTATCAATGCACCTTCCAGTAAAAAAGCGGCCAGACCCTCTCCGAAGAATCTCCTCCTCAGTTTTTTCTTTTATTCACTCCAAATGTGGTTCTCCCGCCCTTAATTTTTGTCAAAAAAGCCAACGCTCCTAAAAGACAAGCCGAATACACTACCTCCTGAACAAAAATACCAGCCGTACTCACCACCCGTGCGGGCCGAGTATAAAAACAACGAAGTAATGGAGTGTATCAATGGCTTTTTCCTCCCGTTCCCGGTCAAGGGCACTGTCTCTTGCCATCGCCACCGCCTCGGTCGGTTTCTCTGTTTCGGTCAGTGCCAGCATGGGCAACCTGGGCACCACCTATGGCGTTATGCCGGTGGACGTGGCGACCGCCCAGTCCCTGTCCATGTTCAATGACCAGGTGTCAGCCACCTATTACAACCCTGCCTATCTCACCAAGGATGAGCGCGGGGAACTTACGGCGGGCATTCTGCACGCCGAGCAGGAGTTGCGTTCTGCCAACCCGAATGCCAACGGCGACATCCTCGCCAACTCGCCGAGCCAGCATGTGCTGATTGGCATGAAAACCAATCTGGGTTCGCTGACTCGCTTCAAGCATCCGATTTATCTGGGCTTTATTGCTGGTGTCGAGAAATACGGCAAGGAAATGCTGGCGTTCGATTCGCAGACCACGGAGAACGGCCAGTTCCTGCAGTACGGGAAGGAGCCCCTGTTCCTGAACATCGGTGGCGCTACTCCGATCTGGCGCGGCATTTCCGCCGGTGCGTCGGTGCGCGTCACCCTGGATGCCCAGGCAAACCTCGATGCGGTCTCTACCCTGGGTGGCGAGACCAGCCGCGAGCGCCTTTCGGTCAATGCTGAGCCCTCCCTTAAAACCATTCTGGGCACCACCATTGATCTGGGCAGTACGTTCTGCCCAGACAGCAGCTGCTTCCTGAACGACTGGGAAACCGCGTTCACCTATCGCACCAAATCAGCAGCCTCCACATCGGTGGACTCGAACATCATTGTCACCCAGACCATTCCGGACCCCGGCCTGAGCCTGGCGGTATCAACCATTGATTCCTTCCAGCCGGAAACCTTCGGCTTTGGTGCTCAATACAAGGGCGAAAACTGGCGGATTGGTGGCAGCG contains:
- a CDS encoding PEP-CTERM sorting domain-containing protein — translated: MRISHLILPALFVFGVSGHANAYLIDDGSSPDLIDVGGLDTFVGQTTTLSNSGQGTETTWASMITNTTLTFADKTEDAAFFIAEGAGNESIVAFKLNTSPSYFLVKDGNAGDGKHVLFKNELNMDWGVFNLLDYFDESKLNELTLSHLTEFEGDSVKVPEPGSLGLFSLGILGLIAARKKLIHRT
- the aupA gene encoding alkane uptake protein AupA — its product is MAFSSRSRSRALSLAIATASVGFSVSVSASMGNLGTTYGVMPVDVATAQSLSMFNDQVSATYYNPAYLTKDERGELTAGILHAEQELRSANPNANGDILANSPSQHVLIGMKTNLGSLTRFKHPIYLGFIAGVEKYGKEMLAFDSQTTENGQFLQYGKEPLFLNIGGATPIWRGISAGASVRVTLDAQANLDAVSTLGGETSRERLSVNAEPSLKTILGTTIDLGSTFCPDSSCFLNDWETAFTYRTKSAASTSVDSNIIVTQTIPDPGLSLAVSTIDSFQPETFGFGAQYKGENWRIGGSVEQQNWSELENEFSSDTIKDQQSVAPGSRIQFDDVLIPRIGAEYALNKNFSVRGGVAYEESPLKSTRNPEINYLDTDKFVVGLGLSATYDRTRLLAYPVRLDIGYQYQQLQDRDFILVDFDDNETPVTADGDVHVVSGSITLKF